The following are encoded together in the Capsulimonas corticalis genome:
- a CDS encoding glycosyltransferase, which translates to MNVLITTYALKQYAGAELYVRDLALELKRQGHMTAVYTSAIGPVAKDLRAQGVPVVSRLRSVPFAPDLIHGSFRRDIMAALLHFPNVPGVYVCHTHSGWMGGAPNHPRIRQYLGVSQLCVDRMLADGIPSDRVGLTRNWVDLQRFQPREALPERPRRALLFSNYAHASTHLPAVREACRRADLELDIVGAGVGNAVLHPEDILGRYDLVFAKAKAAMEAMAVGAAVILCDFGGVGPMVTSAEFDILRPMNFGFQALRDPHTPEALLAQIDRYDAADAACVSERFRRVASLEDAVRELVEIYQNIIQKARASSDTEDERKYAQAFRRDTLLEQVLIAWQNIPLGQRDRLTNLPGMSTLRSRLTQRFFRPQHPAKGVRQ; encoded by the coding sequence ATGAACGTCCTCATCACGACCTATGCGCTGAAGCAATACGCCGGCGCCGAACTGTATGTTCGTGACTTGGCGCTCGAACTAAAGCGGCAAGGTCATATGACCGCCGTTTATACGTCCGCGATCGGTCCCGTGGCGAAGGACCTGCGCGCGCAAGGGGTTCCCGTCGTATCGCGTCTTCGGTCCGTACCCTTTGCGCCGGATCTTATTCACGGCAGCTTCCGCCGGGACATCATGGCGGCGCTTCTTCATTTCCCCAACGTTCCCGGAGTTTATGTTTGCCATACGCATAGCGGCTGGATGGGCGGCGCGCCGAATCACCCGCGCATCCGCCAATACCTGGGCGTCAGCCAATTGTGTGTTGATCGCATGCTGGCGGACGGTATTCCGAGCGATCGGGTCGGGCTCACGCGAAATTGGGTGGATCTCCAGCGGTTTCAGCCGCGCGAAGCTCTGCCCGAGCGCCCGCGGCGCGCGCTACTGTTCAGCAATTACGCTCACGCGTCCACGCATTTGCCGGCTGTGAGGGAGGCGTGCCGCCGTGCGGATCTGGAGCTGGATATCGTGGGGGCAGGGGTGGGGAACGCGGTTCTGCATCCGGAAGATATCTTAGGACGTTACGATCTTGTCTTCGCCAAAGCCAAGGCGGCGATGGAAGCGATGGCTGTTGGCGCCGCCGTTATCCTTTGTGACTTTGGGGGCGTTGGGCCGATGGTGACATCCGCCGAATTTGATATCCTCCGCCCGATGAACTTCGGATTTCAAGCCCTGCGCGACCCACATACCCCGGAAGCCTTACTGGCGCAAATCGATCGTTATGACGCCGCAGACGCCGCTTGTGTGAGTGAGCGGTTTCGCCGGGTGGCCTCTCTGGAAGACGCTGTTCGGGAACTTGTGGAAATTTACCAGAACATCATTCAGAAGGCGCGCGCTTCGAGTGATACAGAAGACGAGCGCAAGTATGCGCAGGCGTTTCGGCGCGACACATTGCTGGAGCAGGTTTTGATTGCGTGGCAAAATATCCCATTGGGGCAGCGCGACCGGCTGACGAATCTTCCGGGGATGTCCACATTGCGGAGCCGATTGACGCAGCGTTTTTTTCGGCCGCAGCATCCCGCCAAAGGCGTCCGCCAATGA
- a CDS encoding 3-keto-5-aminohexanoate cleavage protein, with protein sequence MSDKLIINAAITGCVLRKEHSRHLPVTIGEITECAMRVRDAGASIIHLHARREDETPSFDPRDYRDLAASVREACDDAIVCVSLSGRHVSDIATRAAALESHPEMASLTLGSMNFISGPSINSPETICELASRIYAAGAVPEMEAFEAGFIHYASYLIKKGVLRPPYYFNLLFGSLGSAPLDLTGLGHMVSLLPAGSTWAAGGLGAYQLDANVMAIAAGGHVRVGLEDNIHYDRDRTELADNVRFVKRIARIGSEMGRLPASPEEARQIIGLSAPSPAQSL encoded by the coding sequence TTGTCTGATAAACTGATCATTAACGCCGCCATTACGGGATGCGTACTTCGCAAAGAGCATTCGCGACATTTGCCGGTCACGATTGGGGAAATCACGGAATGCGCGATGCGCGTGCGGGACGCCGGGGCGTCCATCATTCACCTCCACGCCCGCCGCGAAGACGAAACTCCCAGTTTTGATCCGCGTGATTATCGGGATCTCGCGGCAAGCGTGCGCGAGGCGTGCGACGACGCCATTGTCTGCGTTTCCTTGAGCGGCCGTCACGTCTCCGATATCGCCACAAGAGCGGCCGCGCTGGAATCCCATCCGGAAATGGCGAGCCTGACTCTGGGCTCCATGAATTTTATCTCCGGTCCAAGCATCAATTCCCCGGAAACAATCTGCGAGCTGGCGTCCCGCATTTACGCCGCCGGCGCCGTTCCGGAGATGGAGGCGTTTGAAGCTGGTTTTATCCACTACGCATCGTATTTGATCAAAAAGGGCGTGCTGCGGCCTCCTTATTACTTCAATCTCCTGTTTGGGTCTCTGGGGTCCGCTCCGCTCGACCTCACGGGACTGGGGCATATGGTAAGCCTGCTGCCGGCGGGTTCGACCTGGGCCGCCGGAGGGCTGGGGGCATACCAGCTCGACGCCAATGTGATGGCGATCGCCGCCGGGGGCCACGTGCGCGTCGGTCTGGAAGATAACATTCATTACGACCGGGACCGCACTGAGCTCGCCGATAATGTCCGCTTCGTCAAGCGGATTGCGCGAATCGGCTCCGAGATGGGACGCCTGCCGGCGTCACCGGAAGAGGCTCGACAGATAATCGGACTTTCGGCTCCCTCTCCTGCGCAGAGTTTATGA
- a CDS encoding acyltransferase, with translation MNNNFGEYCVISDDVTIGEETRVGNFVFIRSSTVIGKGCVIGSYVDIEGDVQIGDHVSLQSGCYLTRGVVIENEVFCGPRVITMNDKHMTYRRKNLVFVRDAPRILRAARVGGGSILLPGVTIGENAKVGAGAVVTKDVPDFAIVVGNPAVVVGRVSEKEIL, from the coding sequence ATGAATAACAATTTCGGAGAATATTGCGTTATCTCAGACGATGTGACCATCGGTGAGGAGACCCGCGTCGGCAATTTCGTGTTTATTCGCTCCAGCACCGTGATTGGAAAGGGATGCGTGATTGGCTCCTATGTCGATATCGAGGGCGACGTTCAGATCGGAGATCATGTCTCACTGCAAAGCGGATGTTATCTCACACGCGGGGTTGTGATTGAAAACGAAGTTTTCTGTGGCCCCCGAGTGATTACGATGAACGACAAGCACATGACGTATCGCCGAAAAAATCTCGTGTTCGTTCGCGATGCGCCTCGGATATTGCGCGCCGCCCGTGTTGGAGGCGGCAGTATTTTGCTGCCCGGCGTGACGATCGGCGAAAATGCAAAAGTCGGCGCGGGAGCGGTCGTCACGAAGGATGTTCCAGACTTCGCCATCGTCGTTGGCAACCCGGCTGTCGTCGTTGGGCGTGTCTCTGAAAAGGAGATTTTGTAA